AGAAGTTTTCTTTCAACATCACAACATCATAAATCAAAAACAATGTGACACTAGCAAGAAAACCATATAAAACAGGATGGTTGACAGGGTCTTGTATATAAACAAAAAAGGTTTCAGGTGGAATAAAATACCAGATAAAATCAGCCGCTGCGATTAAGGCTAAAAGTGACCATATCAATAGGGCTGCGGTTTTTTTGATGTATTGTCCCTCTTTGGGATCTTTTTGTTTGTTGCTGATTGAACGTCTAAGTTTTAAGAGTTTTGTCTGAATCAAATCTCTATATATCGTTCGAAATATCGTTTGTGGACACGACCATCCACACCAAACACGACCCCCGAGGGTTGTCATAAAAAAGATGCTCAAAAATAGCATAATCAATAAAAATGGCATCAAGTAGAGTTCTTGCATATCAAAAGAGGTAAATAATAGATTTAACTTCTTTTGATCAAAGTTCAGCAAAAATAGATGATTGCCATTGATTCTGATAAAAGGTAATACCAATGCAATAACCGTGATAATTGCAAAGGATAGATACCTTTTCTTTCTGTAGATGGGTGATTGTGAATTAATATCGCACGCCATGGTTGTTCCTTACTTTTTTATAATCTTACATTTCGAAAAAATTTTTTTATTTTTTACAAAATCTTTTTCCCCTAATAGGGTTTTCCTAGTCTCTACTAGGTCCTTAAGCCCTCGTGAGTTTATGTAGTCTTTTAGTGAACTTCTACTGATTCCCAAGATTTTTGATATTTCATTGACTGAATGTTTCTTTTCAAGAAGCTCGATAATTTTCAGCCGATGTACATCAAATTTTGATTTTGACATCCTACCTTTTGGTCTTCCGTGCGTAGAAGTTTTATGGCTAAAAGAGTTTTTTTCTTGTTCTTTTAATAACAAACCAAAAATCATACCGATTGGAGTATCTCGTGTTATTTTAAGATCAAGACTTGTGACATGAGCACTGATAGAACGCTCAAACAGACAATTAAATATCTTTACTAACTCTTCGACATTGTACGAGAAAGTAGATAAACTATAGATTAAAATATTGTCTCCGACGTCCAATGATCTTAAAAAACCTTTTAATTCATTTCGTGACGAGAGATCCTCATTGATATCAAATGAATCAATTTCAGTAGAATCAATATTTAAATTATTTTGATGCGCATATCTGAAGATATGTTTTTGCTGTGAGATTACGTCAACTTTGTCATATTTTGCTTGCAATAATACAATATTCATGTTTGTCACCTTTTTGTCACACGAAGTATACTGTTATTGGCGTAAAAAGTCAAGAAAGAGATATATATTGCGTCAAAGGTCTTTTTCAATAATTTCTGCTATAATAGACCTCCAAATTTTAAAGAGAGGTGGTGGTAGAGTATGCCTGGGATTAAAGTTCACCCAAACGATTCATTTGAAGAAGCCTATAGAAAATTTAAAAAGCAAATTGACCGTAACTTAGTAGTTACAGAAACGAGAGCAAGAAGATTTTTCGAAACTGCGACTGAAAAGCGTAAAAAACAAAAAATTAGCGCTCGTAAAAAAATGCTTAAGAGACTTTATATGCTTCGACGCTATGAATCCAAACTCTAAAACACTATAGTGGCTGAGGATAACTCCTCAGTCCTATCTTCACTAACAAACTTCATCACGTTTTCATCTTTTAACTAACATTTAGCAAAAAACCGTATAATACTTCTTATTAGAGATTCATAAGGAAGGGCTATGGAAAAAAAACTAACTGTTATAGAAACTGCAGAACTTTTAGGCGTGAGCAAAGAGGCAATATATAATAGAATTAGAAGAGGTTCCTTAGACTCTGTCATAGAAAATGGCGTCAAGTATGTTATTTTAACCGAAGATATCAAAAAGACTTCACGAACAAAAAAAATCAATAACATGGTCAATGATGCGTACATTCAACT
This genomic window from Sulfurospirillum sp. 1612 contains:
- a CDS encoding helix-turn-helix domain-containing protein, encoding MNIVLLQAKYDKVDVISQQKHIFRYAHQNNLNIDSTEIDSFDINEDLSSRNELKGFLRSLDVGDNILIYSLSTFSYNVEELVKIFNCLFERSISAHVTSLDLKITRDTPIGMIFGLLLKEQEKNSFSHKTSTHGRPKGRMSKSKFDVHRLKIIELLEKKHSVNEISKILGISRSSLKDYINSRGLKDLVETRKTLLGEKDFVKNKKIFSKCKIIKK
- the rpsU gene encoding 30S ribosomal protein S21, with product MPGIKVHPNDSFEEAYRKFKKQIDRNLVVTETRARRFFETATEKRKKQKISARKKMLKRLYMLRRYESKL